A region from the Lentisphaera profundi genome encodes:
- a CDS encoding rhomboid family intramembrane serine protease, translating into MDYIVSKQVKVLVNIEGSLRELAASLQFYSSYLSLVMADRDVRIELSDIDTLQLQGAELRLRMKAQGQSQNFTLLFNSKEDAKELMSHMPLQKEAQESQEFMQNLDFDAKKTPVTTVIIALNIIVFVLMYASEGLNFIQPQNLDVFMKWGSNRIFETVDQPWRLFTCAFIHFGVLHIACNMYFLHAIGRLSEKLLGPRFYIIIYIFAAFMGSLASLLWNADGVISAGASGAVFGVVGMIGAFLLMRRSEVPERTFKSLKNNMLQIVVLNFVFGMSIPGIDNAAHMGGLVGGFIGAALMSRSLDPKKRKAQFIPKLLLGLICLPLICIGIWESGIIQNKPILIFHQVANTLDTEQNDHLKNSDNLVNALMTNVIGQEEFKTEMTHEKEFWNKLLDQISAVEFDQKSRVFSSVTRIKKVCVFQIDYLDTAINHSTNFKEMQVLLKQKEEEWKTLITSPL; encoded by the coding sequence ATGGACTACATAGTCTCGAAACAAGTTAAGGTTCTCGTTAATATAGAAGGCTCACTAAGAGAGCTTGCTGCTTCTCTACAATTCTACTCAAGCTACCTCTCATTAGTCATGGCCGATCGCGATGTCCGCATAGAGCTCAGTGATATAGATACCTTGCAACTTCAAGGTGCTGAGTTGCGACTTCGCATGAAAGCTCAAGGACAATCTCAAAACTTCACCTTGCTCTTTAATAGCAAAGAAGACGCCAAAGAGCTGATGTCTCACATGCCTCTACAAAAAGAAGCTCAAGAAAGTCAAGAATTCATGCAAAACCTTGATTTTGATGCTAAAAAAACGCCTGTCACTACCGTAATCATTGCTCTCAATATTATTGTTTTTGTCCTCATGTATGCAAGTGAAGGCCTCAATTTCATTCAGCCCCAGAACTTAGATGTTTTCATGAAGTGGGGAAGTAACCGAATTTTTGAAACCGTGGATCAACCTTGGCGCTTGTTCACTTGTGCTTTTATACATTTTGGTGTACTTCATATTGCCTGTAATATGTATTTTTTACATGCTATCGGTCGCCTGAGTGAAAAGCTCCTCGGCCCACGCTTCTATATCATCATTTATATTTTTGCCGCTTTTATGGGTAGCCTAGCAAGCTTACTTTGGAATGCTGATGGTGTCATTAGTGCCGGTGCTTCTGGAGCCGTTTTTGGCGTTGTGGGAATGATTGGTGCCTTCTTGCTCATGCGTCGAAGTGAAGTTCCTGAAAGAACCTTTAAAAGCCTCAAGAATAATATGTTGCAAATTGTTGTCCTCAACTTCGTCTTTGGCATGTCCATACCCGGTATTGATAACGCGGCACATATGGGAGGACTCGTAGGAGGCTTTATCGGCGCGGCACTCATGAGTCGTTCTTTGGATCCAAAAAAGCGCAAAGCTCAATTCATCCCAAAATTACTTCTAGGCCTCATCTGCCTTCCTCTGATTTGTATCGGTATATGGGAGAGTGGTATCATTCAAAACAAACCCATTCTCATTTTTCATCAAGTTGCCAATACTTTGGATACTGAACAAAATGATCACCTCAAGAATAGTGATAATTTAGTCAATGCATTGATGACTAATGTCATTGGCCAAGAAGAGTTCAAAACTGAAATGACTCATGAGAAAGAGTTTTGGAACAAGCTCTTGGATCAAATTTCCGCTGTAGAGTTTGATCAGAAATCAAGAGTATTCTCCTCTGTCACCCGCATCAAAAAAGTTTGTGTATTTCAAATTGATTATTTAGATACGGCCATTAATCATTCGACCAATTTTAAAGAAATGCAGGTATTACTTAAGCAGAAAGAAGAAGAGTGGAAAACGCTCATCACTAGCCCTCTATGA
- a CDS encoding cation diffusion facilitator family transporter, with protein MNNNDEYSKLSKRAIQFSMATGLILLVSKFIAWHFTSSATLLSSLTDSSLDFLASIFSFAVLTYSLKPADDDHRFGHGKAEGLAAIFQSGIVLVAGLSVLYQGVQRLLNPTPMGKTGLAIGIMLFSLVLTLLLITYQEKVYKKTGSLVVKADRAHFVSDILANAGAIVALIFAYMGVPHADAIGGIIVAILIIKASWEVFEHALEMLLDHELPEEEVKEFEAIIQKETEILGYHDVRTRRSGKTLFFQVHLEFEDEVRLMDAHEVADRIEDKVKMRWENSDCLVHMDPISAVNEELIAHRQKLKQN; from the coding sequence ATGAATAATAATGATGAATACAGCAAACTCAGCAAGCGAGCGATTCAATTTTCGATGGCGACGGGACTTATTCTTTTAGTCTCAAAATTTATTGCATGGCATTTTACGTCTTCGGCGACGCTTTTATCCTCACTCACAGACTCGAGTTTAGATTTTTTGGCCTCCATCTTTAGTTTTGCCGTTTTGACTTATTCACTGAAACCAGCGGATGATGATCACCGTTTTGGTCACGGTAAAGCCGAGGGCTTAGCGGCGATTTTTCAGTCGGGAATTGTTTTGGTTGCGGGGCTTAGCGTTCTATATCAAGGTGTTCAGCGTTTACTCAATCCGACCCCCATGGGGAAAACGGGATTGGCGATTGGCATCATGCTTTTTTCTCTTGTCTTAACTTTGCTTCTTATTACTTATCAAGAAAAGGTCTATAAAAAAACCGGATCCTTGGTGGTTAAAGCCGATCGTGCTCACTTTGTATCAGATATTCTAGCCAATGCTGGCGCAATCGTAGCTTTGATCTTTGCTTATATGGGGGTTCCACATGCGGACGCAATTGGTGGTATAATTGTCGCCATATTGATCATTAAGGCTTCGTGGGAAGTTTTTGAACATGCTTTAGAAATGCTTTTGGATCATGAATTACCCGAAGAAGAAGTAAAAGAATTTGAGGCAATCATTCAAAAGGAAACAGAGATTTTAGGCTATCATGACGTTCGTACTCGACGTTCTGGGAAGACTTTGTTTTTTCAAGTACACCTGGAATTTGAAGATGAGGTACGTTTAATGGATGCTCATGAAGTTGCTGATCGCATTGAAGATAAAGTAAAAATGCGTTGGGAGAATTCAGATTGCCTAGTTCACATGGATCCCATCAGTGCAGTGAATGAAGAGCTTATTGCTCATCGCCAAAAGCTAAAACAGAATTAA
- a CDS encoding DUF58 domain-containing protein, which translates to MKNQFPEGAYTSLKQLLQLQYKSKGYSFLPNQPLNSVLAGRHSSRLRGRGLDFEELRMYQRGDDTRTIDWKVSNRTRKPYVRVYGEEKERQVMFLVDQRLSMFFGSQRSFKSVSAAECLALGAWKVIDSGDRVGGIIFNDSEIREFKAQRSRKSLSSMLNETVKMNQNLAVNKGIEENPLMLNKALNLLLRKAKHNTLFIIISDFSGLNEDTHHHVQKLSQHNDVVLALIYDKIAREFPHNPFPLRVSDGLDQVELDLSSSKLRKSIPDLLEGRLKSLSDALNKFHVPILPINTHEDVSDQLRSLLGNGTSQPSIPTRIMRGSRT; encoded by the coding sequence GTGAAAAACCAGTTTCCAGAAGGTGCTTATACTAGCCTGAAGCAGCTCTTGCAACTTCAGTATAAAAGCAAGGGGTATAGCTTCCTTCCGAATCAGCCTTTGAACAGTGTGCTGGCCGGACGTCATTCTTCGCGCCTTCGAGGTCGAGGTCTAGACTTTGAAGAACTCCGAATGTATCAACGAGGCGATGATACTCGGACGATTGATTGGAAAGTTAGTAACCGTACACGAAAACCCTACGTCCGTGTATACGGAGAAGAGAAAGAGCGCCAAGTTATGTTTCTTGTAGATCAGCGTCTCAGCATGTTTTTTGGCTCACAACGCTCATTTAAATCCGTTAGCGCTGCTGAATGCTTGGCTTTAGGTGCGTGGAAAGTTATTGATTCTGGAGACCGTGTGGGTGGCATTATTTTTAATGACTCCGAGATCCGAGAATTCAAAGCTCAGCGCAGTCGAAAATCTCTCAGTTCTATGCTAAATGAAACAGTTAAGATGAATCAAAATTTAGCTGTGAACAAAGGCATTGAAGAGAATCCTTTAATGCTCAATAAAGCCTTGAATTTACTGCTCAGAAAAGCAAAACATAATACCCTTTTTATCATCATTTCAGATTTTTCTGGCCTCAACGAAGACACACATCACCATGTTCAAAAACTCAGCCAGCACAACGATGTCGTGCTCGCACTTATCTATGATAAAATTGCTCGCGAATTTCCACATAATCCTTTTCCGCTTAGAGTCAGTGACGGCTTGGATCAAGTCGAACTCGATTTAAGCAGTTCAAAATTAAGAAAATCTATTCCCGATTTACTTGAAGGACGACTCAAAAGTTTAAGTGACGCACTCAATAAATTTCATGTCCCCATTCTTCCGATCAATACTCATGAAGATGTATCAGACCAATTGCGAAGTCTTTTGGGTAATGGAACATCTCAGCCCTCAATACCCACAAGAATCATGCGTGGTTCTAGAACATGA
- a CDS encoding arylsulfatase produces the protein MSLKKFVAATALSLGSAYAATEKPNILVIWGDDIGVHNVSAYNHGIMGYQTPNIDRIANEGALFTDAYGEQSCTAGRASFILGQSPFRTGLLTIGMPGSTHGIPDWAPTTGDLLKNHGYMTAHFGKNHLGDQDKHLPSNHGFDEFYGNLYHLNAEEEPETYYYPKDPEFHKKYGPRGVIKSTSDGKVEDTGPMTRKRMETCDEDFLAHGLDFMDRAHKAKKPFFLWFNSTRMHVWTRLKKESIGKTGISIYADGMVEHDGHVGQLLDKIDDLGIADNTIVLYSTDNGAETFTWPDGGITPFHGEKGTNWEGGHRVPLLVRWPGTIKPGKKFNDMISHMDWMPTFLAAAGEPDVKEKLMSKEGHKANGKNWRVKLAGYNYIPYFKGEVKEVPRESYFYWDQGGNLSAVRWKDWKVSFAQIHGNIAQGVRVVPNWPIITHLKADPYEKMAEESSMYVRWYADNMWLFVPIQQQIADVAKGFFDYPYQKGQVLGASDIGYNTVDMLQLQKKLTQLQELTPGSRQ, from the coding sequence ATGTCACTAAAAAAATTCGTCGCTGCTACGGCCTTAAGTCTCGGCTCAGCTTATGCAGCAACTGAAAAACCGAATATCCTCGTCATTTGGGGCGATGATATTGGCGTCCATAATGTCTCCGCATATAATCACGGTATCATGGGTTATCAAACGCCTAATATCGATAGAATTGCTAATGAAGGCGCTTTATTTACAGATGCCTACGGCGAACAATCTTGTACCGCTGGTCGTGCTTCATTTATCCTAGGTCAATCACCTTTCCGCACAGGTCTACTCACGATCGGCATGCCTGGTTCCACTCACGGTATTCCTGACTGGGCACCGACTACTGGTGACCTCCTTAAAAATCATGGTTACATGACCGCTCACTTTGGTAAAAACCACCTTGGCGACCAAGATAAGCATCTCCCTTCTAATCATGGTTTTGATGAATTCTATGGTAACCTCTATCACTTAAATGCTGAAGAAGAACCAGAAACGTATTACTACCCAAAAGACCCTGAATTCCATAAAAAATATGGTCCTCGTGGAGTTATTAAATCTACATCTGATGGTAAGGTCGAAGACACTGGCCCCATGACACGTAAGCGCATGGAAACTTGTGATGAAGATTTCTTGGCTCATGGTCTCGATTTCATGGATCGCGCTCACAAAGCAAAGAAACCTTTCTTCCTTTGGTTCAACTCAACACGTATGCACGTTTGGACTCGTCTCAAAAAAGAAAGCATTGGCAAAACTGGCATTAGTATTTATGCCGATGGTATGGTGGAACACGATGGTCACGTTGGTCAATTACTCGACAAAATCGATGATCTAGGCATTGCGGATAATACAATTGTTCTATATTCGACTGATAATGGTGCTGAAACATTTACCTGGCCTGATGGAGGAATCACTCCTTTCCACGGCGAAAAAGGCACTAACTGGGAAGGTGGTCACCGCGTACCACTTCTTGTAAGATGGCCTGGTACTATTAAGCCTGGAAAAAAATTCAATGATATGATTTCTCACATGGATTGGATGCCTACTTTTTTAGCCGCTGCTGGTGAGCCTGATGTTAAAGAAAAACTCATGTCTAAAGAAGGACACAAAGCCAACGGTAAAAACTGGCGTGTCAAACTCGCTGGCTACAATTACATCCCTTACTTCAAAGGTGAAGTCAAAGAAGTTCCACGTGAATCTTATTTTTACTGGGATCAAGGCGGCAACCTTTCTGCTGTACGTTGGAAAGATTGGAAAGTAAGTTTTGCTCAAATCCATGGTAATATTGCCCAAGGCGTAAGAGTTGTACCTAACTGGCCTATCATTACACATTTAAAAGCTGACCCCTACGAAAAAATGGCTGAAGAATCATCCATGTATGTCCGTTGGTACGCTGATAATATGTGGCTCTTTGTTCCGATTCAGCAACAAATTGCTGATGTCGCAAAAGGTTTCTTCGATTATCCTTACCAAAAAGGACAAGTCTTAGGTGCTAGTGATATCGGTTACAATACGGTAGATATGCTCCAGCTTCAAAAGAAGCTTACACAATTACAAGAACTCACTCCTGGTTCGCGTCAGTAA
- a CDS encoding AAA family ATPase — protein sequence MTQIHEEMKALQKRIEASIIGQETVVKSLIIALLADGNLLLEGLPGLAKTRAVKSLSKNIASSYNRVQFTPDLLPSDITGAEVYLGENSEERFKFEPGPIFANLVLADEINRAPAKVQAALLEAMEEKQITVAGKTHPMPELFMVLATQNPVEQEGTYPLPEAQMDRFLIHILVEYGSDEDELEIMRLVRNEQKQGLSSVQETMSQETLFSAREEVKNIHVAEDLEKYIIRLISSTRKPEQLDPKYASFIAVGASPRGTLALDKCSRSHAWLEGRDHVTPDDVKAVIHNCLRHRLVLSYEASSEGLSVDDFIDIILEKVPVL from the coding sequence ATGACACAAATACATGAAGAAATGAAAGCTCTCCAAAAACGAATTGAGGCTTCAATTATCGGGCAAGAAACTGTCGTTAAATCACTTATCATCGCTTTACTCGCAGACGGAAATTTACTTTTAGAAGGATTGCCTGGTCTTGCCAAAACTCGCGCAGTAAAGAGCCTTTCTAAAAATATCGCCTCCTCTTATAATCGTGTCCAGTTCACCCCCGATTTACTTCCCTCAGACATTACCGGTGCAGAAGTCTATCTCGGTGAAAATAGCGAAGAACGCTTTAAGTTTGAACCTGGTCCAATTTTTGCTAATCTCGTCTTAGCAGATGAGATTAACCGCGCTCCTGCCAAAGTTCAGGCTGCCCTTTTAGAAGCCATGGAAGAGAAACAAATCACCGTAGCGGGAAAAACTCATCCCATGCCAGAATTATTCATGGTTCTTGCTACCCAAAACCCCGTCGAGCAAGAAGGTACTTACCCCCTTCCTGAAGCACAAATGGATAGGTTTTTGATTCACATCCTTGTTGAATATGGTTCCGATGAAGATGAACTCGAGATTATGCGTCTCGTTCGAAATGAACAAAAGCAAGGCCTCTCTTCAGTACAAGAAACTATGTCCCAAGAGACCTTATTTTCTGCTCGCGAAGAAGTTAAAAATATTCATGTTGCTGAAGATTTAGAAAAATATATCATCCGTTTAATTAGCTCCACTCGCAAGCCTGAACAACTCGATCCTAAATATGCATCTTTCATTGCTGTTGGTGCTAGCCCACGTGGAACTCTTGCACTGGATAAATGCTCCCGATCTCATGCTTGGTTAGAAGGACGTGATCACGTCACTCCTGATGATGTAAAAGCCGTTATTCACAATTGCCTGCGTCACCGCCTCGTTCTAAGTTACGAAGCTAGTTCCGAAGGTCTTTCCGTTGATGATTTTATTGATATCATCTTAGAAAAAGTTCCTGTTCTTTAG
- a CDS encoding Gfo/Idh/MocA family protein, which produces MPKITSTNRRNFFKLAAGTASITILPASKIWGADAPSNQFRFAQVGCGGKGYSDMKNTIGSGAKLVALCDVDKSRAGQAFKEFGQLPIYDDYRVMLDKHDKEIDGVVISTPDHTHACIALEAIKRGKHVYVQKPLARTYEECQTLLEAAKKFGVVTQMGNQGHAGMGLKLWEQMQRGNEFGDILEVNCWSNRPVWPQGMTAIPPAEAIPEHLNWDLWLGPSAKRDYAKKYLPFNWRGWWDFGAGAMGDMACHNMDPAFWIFKLGLPNKIQAKASAPAGISYPAWSEIEYTFDKSPVTGKPLKLTWYDGKKLPPKPEGSHPNLTLGGNGCMVVGSKMTAMGGSHAGRPRPIAFTGKEYSTDVKEAERHWRAESKKYKNDNHHKQWVDAAKAGDQEAPGSSFDYSVPFTQSILLGCVALRFPGEQLIWNDKNKNFSNHKKANELLNFEARAGFNLKL; this is translated from the coding sequence ATGCCAAAAATAACTTCAACTAATCGCCGTAATTTCTTTAAGTTAGCCGCGGGAACGGCCTCAATCACAATTTTGCCCGCTTCCAAAATTTGGGGCGCGGATGCACCTAGTAATCAGTTTCGTTTTGCTCAGGTTGGCTGTGGCGGCAAGGGCTATAGTGACATGAAAAATACGATTGGCTCCGGTGCCAAGCTTGTCGCGCTTTGCGATGTCGACAAGAGTCGCGCTGGCCAAGCATTCAAGGAGTTTGGCCAACTGCCGATTTATGATGATTACCGCGTCATGCTCGATAAGCACGACAAGGAAATTGATGGCGTCGTTATCTCGACTCCGGATCATACCCATGCCTGTATCGCACTGGAAGCCATAAAACGCGGTAAACATGTCTACGTGCAAAAACCCCTCGCTCGTACTTACGAGGAATGCCAGACTCTACTGGAAGCCGCAAAAAAGTTTGGTGTCGTTACACAAATGGGCAACCAGGGCCACGCAGGAATGGGACTCAAGCTCTGGGAACAGATGCAGCGTGGCAATGAGTTCGGTGATATCCTAGAAGTCAATTGTTGGTCGAATCGTCCGGTTTGGCCTCAGGGCATGACCGCCATTCCCCCCGCAGAGGCTATTCCTGAGCATTTAAATTGGGACCTCTGGTTAGGTCCCTCTGCCAAGCGTGACTATGCAAAAAAATATCTTCCTTTTAATTGGCGTGGATGGTGGGACTTTGGTGCTGGAGCCATGGGCGACATGGCTTGCCACAATATGGATCCTGCCTTCTGGATCTTTAAGCTCGGACTCCCCAACAAAATCCAGGCCAAGGCCTCGGCACCCGCTGGAATTTCTTACCCCGCTTGGTCGGAAATCGAGTACACTTTCGATAAGTCACCAGTTACTGGCAAGCCCCTCAAACTCACCTGGTATGATGGTAAGAAACTGCCCCCTAAACCTGAAGGTTCCCACCCCAACCTCACACTTGGAGGCAATGGTTGCATGGTTGTGGGCTCCAAAATGACCGCAATGGGCGGTTCACATGCAGGACGTCCTCGCCCGATTGCGTTCACGGGCAAGGAATATAGCACCGATGTGAAAGAAGCTGAACGTCACTGGCGTGCAGAGAGCAAGAAGTACAAGAACGATAATCATCATAAGCAATGGGTTGATGCCGCGAAAGCTGGAGATCAGGAAGCTCCTGGTAGTAGTTTCGACTATTCAGTGCCCTTCACTCAGTCAATTTTACTGGGTTGTGTCGCTCTCCGTTTCCCAGGTGAACAATTGATCTGGAATGACAAAAATAAGAACTTTTCTAATCACAAAAAAGCTAATGAGTTGCTCAACTTTGAGGCCCGCGCGGGTTTCAACCTTAAGCTTTAG
- a CDS encoding DUF4381 domain-containing protein, with product MNNSSLSELKPNRIPPMEFELAPGWIILAVMALISAIYILIFTLKYYRNNCYRRQALKQLKIIKIQWQKSHALSGLKELPLILKTAAFNVDPKSASLSGESWLKFLQLQCPKMSMNSFIILNKLNYSPNTYADKLTKEQVSNIFGDLESWLCLHRKMELCL from the coding sequence ATGAATAATTCTAGCTTATCAGAATTGAAACCCAATCGAATCCCTCCGATGGAATTTGAGCTTGCTCCGGGGTGGATAATTCTTGCTGTCATGGCATTAATTTCAGCTATTTATATCTTAATTTTCACTCTCAAATATTACCGTAATAACTGCTACCGACGCCAAGCGCTCAAGCAATTGAAAATCATTAAAATTCAATGGCAAAAATCCCATGCTCTGAGCGGTTTAAAAGAACTGCCCCTCATCTTAAAAACAGCCGCCTTTAACGTCGATCCCAAAAGCGCCTCCTTAAGCGGTGAATCATGGTTGAAATTCCTTCAGCTTCAATGTCCCAAAATGTCCATGAATTCATTTATTATTTTGAATAAACTCAACTATTCACCAAATACTTATGCCGACAAGCTCACAAAAGAGCAAGTCTCTAATATTTTTGGAGATTTAGAAAGTTGGCTTTGCCTCCATCGCAAAATGGAGCTTTGCCTATGA
- the gloA gene encoding lactoylglutathione lyase, producing MKFLHTMIRVGNLEHSIKFYTENFGMKLIRQKDYPGGKFTLAFIGYGEEADNTVIELTHNWETDSYEVGNGFGHFAIGVEDIYAVCDKLREDNVIITREPGPMKHGTTLIAFVKDPDGYSIELIERKEA from the coding sequence ATGAAATTTCTTCATACCATGATTCGCGTTGGTAACTTAGAACATTCAATTAAATTTTATACTGAAAATTTTGGTATGAAACTCATTCGTCAAAAAGATTACCCCGGTGGAAAATTCACTTTAGCCTTTATTGGCTATGGTGAAGAAGCTGACAATACCGTGATTGAATTAACTCACAACTGGGAAACGGATTCCTATGAAGTCGGCAATGGTTTCGGTCATTTTGCTATAGGCGTTGAAGATATCTATGCCGTCTGCGATAAGTTACGTGAAGATAATGTGATCATTACTCGTGAGCCAGGTCCAATGAAACACGGAACTACCCTGATTGCCTTCGTCAAAGATCCCGATGGCTACAGTATTGAACTCATTGAAAGGAAGGAAGCTTAA
- the bioD gene encoding dethiobiotin synthase: MIKLFITGTGTGVGKTVASAWLCRELTNQDHRVAYVKPLQTGGIPFGEALLSSDLEYVKASAPLLIDTLCCMNFHTPASPHLVAQEENRPIELSQLIDKIDHFSQECKPDFLIIEGAGGIAVPINDTEEMVDFCKALKAHAIVVSSTALGTLNHSKLTINYLKQHGLDQISTILMRPEQELKLIEDDNLLRIAQMAPNLACLPFYSGLDSEKGSLPTDFIASNNNLQDFKWTT, translated from the coding sequence TTGATTAAACTTTTTATTACTGGTACGGGCACAGGCGTTGGCAAAACAGTTGCCAGTGCTTGGCTTTGCCGTGAGCTCACGAATCAAGACCATAGAGTCGCCTATGTGAAACCTTTGCAAACCGGAGGAATCCCCTTTGGAGAGGCCCTGCTCTCTAGTGACTTAGAATACGTCAAAGCTTCGGCGCCTTTGCTCATTGATACGCTATGCTGTATGAATTTTCATACACCTGCTTCACCTCACTTAGTGGCTCAAGAAGAAAATCGACCGATTGAACTTAGTCAGCTCATAGACAAAATTGATCATTTCAGCCAAGAATGTAAGCCCGATTTTTTGATCATTGAAGGAGCGGGAGGCATTGCTGTCCCCATCAATGATACAGAAGAGATGGTAGATTTCTGCAAAGCTCTAAAAGCTCACGCGATAGTCGTTAGCTCTACTGCTCTCGGGACACTGAATCATAGTAAGCTGACAATCAATTACTTAAAACAACACGGCCTTGATCAAATTTCAACAATCCTCATGCGTCCTGAGCAGGAATTAAAACTCATCGAAGATGATAATCTTTTGCGAATTGCGCAAATGGCTCCCAATCTTGCCTGCCTTCCATTTTACTCTGGACTGGATTCCGAAAAGGGCTCGCTTCCCACTGATTTCATCGCCTCAAATAATAACTTACAGGATTTTAAATGGACTACATAG
- the tgt gene encoding tRNA guanosine(34) transglycosylase Tgt, with amino-acid sequence MSFTLHKKDGEARLGTLRTSHGDVPTPIFMPVGTVGSVKTMDSEDMLELDAKIILGNTYHLYLRPGLPIIDEAGDLHNFINWDRPILTDSGGYQVFSLAKLRKLKYDGVEFRSHIDGEKIFIGPKESMNIQKSLGSDIVMIFDECTPYPATYDQAKESLEITQRWGDECAKVELHPHQMLFGIVQGSTFQDLRIESARYLADMNLPGYAIGGLSVGEPEEEMLKTLDWVLPVLPEDKPRYLMGVGTPPQLVEAVARGVDMFDCVLPTRVARHGSAYTSSGQIQIKASKWRNDFGPIDDECDCKVCTGYSRAYVRHLLSTNEFTGMRLMTYHNLHFYLRLMERIRLAISEDRFEEFRIDFHARYQRGQGEREERQVKRNKALDKEMLEAKRARKKMRTQPKKKD; translated from the coding sequence ATGAGTTTTACTCTTCATAAAAAAGACGGTGAGGCTCGTTTAGGTACACTCAGAACTTCTCACGGAGATGTACCCACTCCCATATTCATGCCTGTAGGTACTGTAGGTTCTGTTAAGACTATGGATTCCGAAGACATGCTTGAGCTCGATGCTAAAATTATCCTTGGCAATACCTATCACCTTTACCTCCGCCCCGGCCTTCCGATCATTGATGAAGCTGGTGATCTACACAATTTTATCAATTGGGATCGCCCCATCCTTACTGATTCAGGTGGTTACCAAGTCTTCAGTCTCGCTAAATTGCGTAAATTAAAATATGATGGCGTTGAATTCCGCTCACATATTGATGGTGAAAAAATATTTATTGGTCCAAAAGAATCCATGAATATCCAAAAATCATTGGGTTCTGATATCGTGATGATTTTTGATGAGTGTACTCCCTACCCTGCCACCTATGATCAAGCCAAAGAATCGTTGGAAATCACTCAGCGTTGGGGTGATGAATGCGCTAAAGTTGAGCTTCATCCTCATCAAATGCTTTTTGGTATCGTCCAAGGTTCTACTTTCCAGGATTTACGTATTGAATCTGCACGTTACTTAGCCGATATGAACTTACCTGGTTACGCTATTGGTGGCCTCTCTGTTGGTGAGCCCGAAGAAGAAATGCTCAAAACTCTTGATTGGGTGTTGCCCGTATTGCCCGAAGATAAACCCCGCTACCTCATGGGTGTAGGAACTCCTCCGCAATTAGTTGAAGCGGTTGCTCGTGGTGTTGATATGTTTGATTGTGTGCTTCCCACACGTGTGGCGCGCCATGGTTCTGCGTACACTTCTAGTGGTCAGATACAAATTAAAGCTTCTAAATGGCGCAATGACTTCGGTCCTATTGATGATGAATGTGATTGCAAAGTCTGTACTGGTTATAGCCGTGCCTATGTTCGTCACCTACTTAGTACCAATGAGTTTACCGGCATGCGCCTCATGACTTATCATAACTTACACTTCTATTTAAGACTTATGGAACGCATTCGCCTAGCTATTAGCGAAGACCGTTTCGAAGAATTCCGCATCGATTTTCATGCGCGTTATCAACGCGGCCAAGGCGAACGCGAAGAACGTCAAGTGAAGCGTAATAAAGCTCTTGATAAAGAGATGCTAGAAGCAAAACGAGCACGTAAAAAAATGCGTACTCAGCCAAAGAAAAAAGATTGA